In the Hordeum vulgare subsp. vulgare chromosome 7H, MorexV3_pseudomolecules_assembly, whole genome shotgun sequence genome, one interval contains:
- the LOC123407531 gene encoding vesicle-associated protein 1-2-like, whose translation MASPGPVPAGELLRIDPIELRFPFELKKQISCSMQLSNLSDDYIAFKVKTTSPKKYSVRPNTGVVLPRSTCDVVVTMQAQREVPPDMQCKDKFLVQSVVAPSGINVKDVTGEMFMKESGNKIEEVKLRVTYVAPPQPPSPVPEESEEGSPSRVESENGDGPAGGFTRALRERIDPQEKSLEAGALISKLTEEKNSAIQQNHKIRQELDMMRREVSKRRGGGFSFVIVVIVALIGIFLGYMMKS comes from the exons ATGGCCTCCCCCGGACCAgtccccgccggcgagctcctccGCATCGACCCCATCGAGCTCCGCTTCCCCt ttgagttgaagaagcagaTCTCGTGCTCGATGCAGCTGTCGAATCTCAGCGACGACTACATCGCCTTCAAG GTGAAAACTACAAGCCCAAAGAAATACTCTGTGCGGCCCAACACAGGGGTTGTCTTGCCGCGATCTACATGCGATGTTGTTG TGACAATGCAAGCACAGCGAGAAGTCCCACCTGACATGCAGTGCAAAGATAAGTTCCTAGTCCAGAGCGTCGTCGCACCCTCTGGCATAAATGTGAAGGATGTTACGGGAGAGATG TTTATGAAGGAATCTGGAAATAAGATTGAAGAGGTGAAATTGCGAGTCACCTATGTTGCACCTCCACAGCCACCATCTCCAGTTCCTGAAGAATCCGAGGAAGGCTCCCCATCTAGGGTTGAATCAGAAAATGGAGATGGTCCTGCTGGGGGATTCACCAGG GCACTGCGAGAGCGCATTGATCCCCAAGAAAAATCTTTAGAG GCTGGAGCTTTGATCTCCAAGTTGACCGAAGAAAAGAATTCTGCAATTCAACAGAACCATAAAATTAGACAGGAACTA GATATGATGAGACGGGAAGTCAGCAAGAGGCGCGGTGGAGGGTTTTCCTTTGTAATTGTCGTAATTGTAGCTTTGATCGGGATCTTCCTGGGCTACATGATGAAGTCATGA